ttttaatgtttttgcaaatgagttttgttatttttaaatttgccctttaatttagttacaatttcaattcagtcctaatatgaacgacgccgttttagaggaaaggagaaaatttcccttccaacccctctatgtaattcgcgtgttcaatttaatcctttgggttttatttatttgcagatttgCCCCCAGATTTTTCAtattcagttcaatttagtttttttttcattttttaaattaattaacttccataatgtaattatttcttttattttttttctgtaattagtttttatttatatatatttgttgtttttatttatttatattaaaacaaatatttttatatgtacgtatatttatttttaatattgtaattattatttaatatttatatatatatatacttttatgtatccatttattttcctatatatgtatattttctataatgtattattattatttttatatgtacgtatgtatatatatttttacaaatgttttatttatatccatatggatatttattctttttttaaaagctcaaatatatatatttttaaacacctattttataatctatatatgtttatctatttttctttatattcataaatataatgtattgcatatatatataagtccCATAACCCAAAAATCTATttgtaaatcatatgtatattttaatcttcatagtttctatgtttatattatatatattattttattcatttatttggtTTGCTTTCCTCATTCGTtatataattgtgtttacatttaatattttgcatgtcatggattattgttatcgattttgtttattcatttattcatattatttctatgccatcgtaatatttattattgcattgtatatttaatgtagcatcacatcatttttttactcaatttcaaaattttcaaaattgagataatgcttgtatttaggattttcaagaaaattgagtcCTAACATATTgagttccgattttcttcgttaaatctaacaatcgaacatttctctttaatcaaaaaaataagaactcattattgggagtTCAAcacgttgtatcctaacgtattggatgtgacgcattgatttctcgaaatgaagaattttttctaaaaaataataaaggaaatattccgagtttgagattttgtaggaattgtgccctaacgtattgggccgcgatttcttaaatcttgaataaatggagattcttttaaatttttattatacgagtattctggcctaattcatttttgaggaaattagaatgccGTGCCCTAAcacattgggtgtggcattttctttatctgaaatgataagggtcttaatacgtaacgttttttaagtttttgctaaggattatatttttcaaattttcgacattaagacattaattaactaactaggtaccaatttttgggcgtaatgagggtgctaatccttcctcatacgtaaccgactcccggacccgtttttctaaaattcgtagaccaaagtcgtttttaggtgacccaatcacaccttaataaaagattggttgCAACTCccaatttttctaattttaatcgacaactaatttttgtttttttgttttaaataaaaatggtttcgacaccaTCCTAagctattttgtttatttttattatgtatttttttaaaaaaaattcataatttatcatGCTATTTACAACATCTACAAGggtaaaataccaaaaaaagctctattttttaaaaatttaccgaaataggcccggtattttattatttaccggaatgggctaTTTttcccgaaatcgcgtccacgtcagcgtgatGTCAGGGgatgtgtcagcaaatcgcgtccacgttagCTCACTTTGCTTAcatggacacaaatcgcgcctacaAGGACGCGATTTTCTGACACAtcagcaaatcgcgctgacgtccacgcgatttgctgacacgtcccctgacattgcgctgacgtggacgcgattttggggaaaatggctcattccggtaaataataaaataccgggcctatttcggtaaatttttaaaaaatagggcttttatgtgtaatttgcccccttttttggtattttgcccctaataatacatattaatgtATTACTGTAATATGTAGCTCAAATTATCAATCCGTCTATActattgtactaataatatatattaatgtaatattaacgagttaattgattaaaaaaataaatgcaacaagtacaaaaaagattcaaaattattaccaacaagatttgaaccaaggtactaagggaaaagagcaagcatcttaaccaactaacctaaactaattaattgacatattataaaaatactgttattatcttaattatattacttaacgttctaacgatttatcggacctattccatacacgtgtcaaatcagaaaaaataatacaacaattctgtaaaaaaaatccggtgtttacttcaaataaataaggaaaataatgatttgaatgtttcaaaattcaattttaaaccgaaaaaatcaaaatttagaggcaaaaaaggatctttttcgacgaaaactgtggcaaaccgccttcggctgtttgtcagcgcgtagatctcgaaaagttattcgaaataaaaaaatcgtctcaatcggacaaccgagccaaaagttatggcctttcaaagttttccaagctaaaaaacataaactattcatgaattattgcttccacgtcagcaatcgcgcttacgtggacgcgatttgttgccacgtaagtaatcgcgctgacatggacgcgatttgctgacacatcccctgacatcgcgctgacgtggacgcgatttcggggaaaatggcccattccggtaaataataaaatatcgggcccatttcgataaattttaaaaaaatagggcttttatgtgtaatttaccCCATCTACAAACTACTTTTATtacaataattttctttattgcaattttaagttttatcttatcatattttatttaccatAGTTGTTTCATTAACGAATAATTTTTGATTGACCGTAGACTCTTaaattacatcaataaaatcgaaattaaaattatttatttacaattttactttAAAGTATATTTGTTTTctcattttgatatttaatttttttatttaaattgatatctAAAATACACTCACTTcccaatttggtacttaaaataTACCTCCGTTATATTTTTTAGTCTATTTCTTGACAGAGgtcaaaaatatattatagtCGATCACAAAGCACCACAtgacatttttatataaaaacaaaaatattcttttatatatatatacacattaaagaatataaaaaatacaaataaatatataaatttaatattataattttttattttttaaatataaatttaataattttgttttaaataaaccTAATTACCACGTGGCATCTTTTTTATTGGCCAAAACATGCCACGTGGCGCTTTTTCATTGGCCAAAATTgtctaacaattttttttaatgttggtTACAAAATAGaccaaaaatagagaaatttgATACTTTAGATATCAAATTCGATACCAAAGTAGAGCTAAATCGTGacttaaacctaaaaaattcGATGGCAACTCCATTTatgagattttaaaattatatcacGAGGGTCACAAGATCGCTTCTACACACCACTATTCagaaagacaaaattaaaaataaacaaataacaaaaaaacttTGAGATAAATAgggtaaaagtactatggagGCCCTTATATCAAAggttagattacattttatccGCTCtactaaaaacaaaatagtctttaaacattaaatcaaaaagcaaactagtatttctgtaaaatttttcatcaatttttattgCTAAAAACTTATTCATGTATGTTAGCATAATGTACACGTGGACTATCTAATTATTTCGTTAACCAAGCGAGTTTTAACAGcagaattaaatgaaatttttaatagaaaggacccatttgctctttaatctaacatacatggactaatttatcaagtttttgaataaaaaaagacgaaatacaatttgatttttaatataagTTGTTCATGATGCTTTCACCAATAAATAGAAGAggtatgaaatataattttcccATCATCAAAGTTCAAACCTCAACTTGATCAAATcccattattattttcttttatttgtttttgtttgaagGCAATCAGGCCTAGAAAgctcaaaataataatagtaatgatAACAGACAATGCATGAGCAGAAGATAATTGAATGCTAAACAGCTAAGTTGGAGGAGCGGTGATTAAAAGCTTCATCATTACCCACCTCGCGGAACCTCGCCTCGCCCCCGCTCGTTTCATCTCATCAGGTCAGGTAGCGGCAGACAAGGGTTGAATGGCAGCAAGCGGATTAACTTGGTATGAAAATGCAAGTTCCCATAAGTAGACCAAAAACTTCTTCACAAACAAAGCTTGTCTCTTAACAATCCTATAAACAACaccaaatatatatcatatataaatatacatgtattcGTTCAttgtatatatacacatttccCTTTCTCCTACCAGAAAGGCATTCATGAATTTCTAACCTAGGACCATAATTAAGAACATTAAGTAGGCTTCACCACTTAAAAGTTATGAACAAATATTTCAGGGTAAAAGGACACGAAGGCAATCTTACCTCTGTAAAGAAACTCCTCTCCTTCCAAGGATGTAGTATACGAGAAGGACCAGACTGCCAATCAAGATTTTACCTTTTGATATGAGtgcctattttttaaataatcccGCCTATTTTCTGGGTCTATTTTTTTAACCAAACCCTCTTATTTCTCGAATGGGCCTTCAAGTCGGAccgaatttgcaaaaaaaaatgttattatttttccactattttgttgttatttcactattatattgctatgattttgttgctattgtttgaatattgtatataaatattgttttattgttaattttgctactaatTTAGAGGCTATCTTAGTGTTAattaagtataaagatttttttaaaatttatttttatacaaaaaaaaattaatacgaccGAGCAGGTCAAACTTGGGTTTTAGCTTTTTATCCGGATCGAgtttaggcaaaattttaggtcctTTTTGGCCCGATCCTGtcaaatgggcctaaaattttgttacgACCtagcccatgatcacctctaggtCAACATtagatcaaattaaatttttttaagagtcaaaataaaatattatcatttccGAGTAAAAATTCTATCTACCCTTATCCCGCTCGAATCCGAGCCACTTTCATCTTAATCCCAAAATTCTAGCTACTCAactaactaaaacattaatctataaatattgttaaatCAACATTCAATCGAAAATAATAAATCCTAAACTACACcaagtaaaccttaaaccctaaactataccGAGTAAATTctaaatgattgaattaaaatgtgaaagttttttgcccaaaaatttttaaataaaggaaTTGCATGGCAAATACGTAAGATGAAGACGTTATCAACGTAACACATGCAGAGCCTTCCATTGATATACACCTTTTGGCAACTCCTATTCTTAGTAACTCGATCTTTCCTCTCTTTCAAAACCATCCAGATTTTCTcccaccatttttcttttttgttttctttctctttcggGTCCATCCTTGGGCTCAAAAACCCCATCGATATCCCCCGCATTGTAGGCCCCGTGGCGAAGGGCGCGCACGCGCTGCCGCCCTCCATCACCGTGCATAAAACCCTCCGCCATGGCCACCTTTCACCTTCGcgttatatttttaatatctatGTTTTTCACTTCTTCTTATTCATTATCCGATTCTGAATCCCTTTTGAAATTCAAAGCTTCTTTAGTCAATGCCTCAAAATTAGACAGTTGGAGAAACAACCCTAAGCCGCCGTGCGATGGCAACCGTGCGAATTGGGTCGGTGTCCTTTGTAAAAAGGATACCATTTTGGGTctaaaacttgagaaaatggGATTTTCGGGAACCATCGATGTGGATTCCTTATCCGGGTTTTCCAAATTAAGAACCCTAAGTTTTATGAACAATAATTTCAACGGCTCCTTACCGGATTTTAATAAACTCAGTGGCTTGAGGTCGCTTTATTTGTCGAACAATCAACTTTTTGGAGATTTACCGAAAAATGCATTTGAAAGTctggctagattgaagaaattgTACCTTTCGAAAAATAAGTTTACGGGCGAGATTCCGTCGTCGATAGCTAACCTTCGTAAGGTTATAGAGATTAAGCTCGACGGGAATAAGTTTTCCGGTAAGATACCGGATTTTAAACAGCACAACTTCACACTGAATCTTTCAAATAATGCATTGGAGGGTTCTATACCTGCAAGCCTTAGTAACATGGATCCCACCATATTTTCCGGTGAGTTTTCGTGTTTGTCGTGATTGCAAAATGctaatataatcattttaacattttctttgTCATGATTTCATTGCAAACTTCGATCGTACAATCATAATATACAGTTTAGAACTCtactgtttttgtttttatgttcaAGTGAGAcagaaattttagtaaattataaatatttaagaagaTTAATTTATActtctataatttttaagagaattttaaatcaattaaaccatttttcgGGATAAGGACAGTGCTTGCTTTTTAGTCGCGGagctaaaatattttgtttgaggacggaattaaattatatatttttacaataataaaatataatttcactattttaatagtttatatatttattattttttgagggaaaaaaagtgtaattttactattattaatttaaaattttataaattataaaagacttaaatgaaaaatttttcatCTTAGAAGGTCAGGGCCTGCTAGTCCCCCTTGGCTGTCGGTCATGTTTATGTAGTTTCAAACCCTATTATTTTCAATCATATCATGTCCATTCAAGGGtgaagttagaaaaaaaaatttgagtcagaattaaattatatatttttacaataataaaaatgtaatattaccattttaatagtttatagctttataatttttaaaacattaaatcaaatttatatcttTTGGGCTAATTATGttgtatgaaaataaataatttagtccAATGGGAAAGAAAACTTGAATTActgtttttttcttatttattgcataaaaatttTGACCTACTAATTactaattttaccatttaagaTTAAAGTTTAATAATGTTTCATTTGGATTAGTTTCTTACTTTTCGCAatcttataaattaaaatttgtaattaacttcCCAATTTTGTAAATCTAAACCATGGTAAAAAGATCcctatattaaaaattgaattgcattttatcttatttacttaaaaatatataaattaatccctatatgttgaataaaataataatttaatttttctattattaaaataatctctatATGTAATATGATACGTCAATTAAAGACACAGTAtgttatttaaactaatttataaagAATAATTTACTATCATttgaataatagaaataaaatataatttaactccTAATATTGTAGCAACTATGTCATTTAGATGAGGTTTGAATGAGTGGTTTAGTGCGATGCGATACATTTAGTTTACTCTTTGTCTCTATATGTAATATCGTTATAGCATATAATCTCATAATCACtactatttttacactaatggCATGGAAACTTACTTTCCATCCAAATTAACCCTCttagaaaatgtatttttatgaatgaatGTTTCATTTATGTAGAGTTTGAAAGGCCCATAATTTTCTTGGTTTATACCTGCAGGCAACAAAGGTCTATGTGGAGCACCATTAATGAAGACTTGTGACTCTCCACCTTCCCCTCCCACAACCCAATCCTCCGCCCCTTCACCCGCCCTCCCCACAACCCCTTCCCCCGCTCCTTCCCCTGCCCCTCCCAAAACACCCGCCATTTGGCTTCCCACCATCCTTTTTTTAGTCGTCACATCAATCATTTTCGCCATTCTCACCCTCCTCTTAATCTGTTGTCGCAGCAGAGTGCAACCGCCTCATTCCATCGAGGCTCCGCCACCGACATCGGGTGCTTCGCAGAAAAACGATGTGGAGCTCTCTTTCTTGAGGGATGATAGAGAGAGGTTTGATCTGGCGGAGCTGTTGAAATCAACGGCGGATGTGTTGGGGAGTGGGAGCTTTGGGTCTTCGCATAAGGCGGCTCTATCGGTAGGGCCGTCAATGGTGGTGAAGAGACATAAAAAGATGAATAACGGTGGGAAAGAAGAGTTTATAAAGCATATGGAAAACTTAGGGTGGTTGAGACATGAGAATGTGCTTCCTCTCGTTGCTTATTGTTATAGGAGGGAAGAAAAGTTGCTAGTTTCTGATTTTATGGAAAATGGAAGCTTGGCTGTTCATCTTCATGGTTAGTACTCGCATTacttaaattcacaaatttcagtCTTCTTTGAATCCGAGATCGaaccaattaaattaagaatCAATAATCTAACTCATTCGATCATTAAtgaattttactaattttaaaattttaccataaaaattgaGATCTTTTAACAAGTTTAGTATTGTTTTTGTGGGAAGTTTTATTTCTCGATCAGAAGAGGTGTTAGATTTCACATACTAAGAGTGCTTAATCCGATTCCTGTGAAGGCAAACTCTGCACGCTGACTATAAGCCATAGATTAGTTACATCAATCACCCGATTAGGCACACCCACCTTGTCTTTAGACCACTTCTTTAGACATTCGAGCTTTCGATAGAGTTATGGCATTTGAGACAACTTCCAGTACTAGACCTTAGTAGGTTTCTCTTGAAGAAATCGAAAACTCCCTCACATAtctaaatccataaaaataccTCGTGTCTTActtaaaactttaaaccctaacGTAGAAACATGCCACCTTACATCTAAGGATGAAGtcaaaaaattagtttaagaaataaaaaatgaatcataaattattagagaaaaattaaagtgtaattttacaattatattaacatgtaatttcataaaaaattgaatgagtTACATGATAAATCTACCATTTTTGAAGATGCTACTTGATTAGACTTGAAAACtcccttaaatatttaaaacctTATCGCTCGAATCAACaatttcgtaaatatttataattttttagactGTTAAGATAACTTTTCCCTTTAAATCTTTTCAGGTCACCAGACACTGAGAAAAGCACCACTAGATTGGCCAACACGATTAAACATAGTAAAAGGAGTAACCACAGGTCTGGAATACCTCTACAACGAACTCCCAGCTTTAATCTCACCTCACGGTCATCTCAAATCTTCAAACGTCCTTCTCAACGAATCCCTTCAACCTTTACTCACAGATTACAGTCTAATCCCATTAATCAACCCAGAAAGCGCCCAAGAACTCATCGTAGCTTATAAATCACCTGAATACATCAAACATGGAAGGATCACGAAGAAAACTGATGTATGGTGCCTTGGTGTATTGATTTTAGAGATCTTGACCGGCAAATTCCCTGCAAATTTCttacaaaaaggaaaaggaacCGAAGAACAAGATTTGGCTGTGTGGGTAACATCGATTGTGGGTGATTACGAAAATAATAACCCAGAAATTATGTTGAAGATTGAAGAGGTTTTGGATAAAGATATGGGGGGAGTGAATAATGGTGATAAAGAGACGATGGTTGAATTGTTGAAGATTGGGTTGAACTGTTGTGAATCGGATTTAGAGAAGAGATTAGATCTAAAAGATGTTGTTGAGAGAATTGATGGATTAATGAAGGGTAAAAAAGCTCATGGGATTGATGATGATGTCTCATCACATGcaactaattaataattaattttctcatttaggttcaactatttttttaatcttttattgtattcattttattttaaatttagtttagtaaaaattttaatgaataaatgtgacttcaaaataagatttattttattttcattactttaattttttatttaataattatgcGAATTATTCACTTTCGTCGAAATTTTAGTTATAACCTATTCTACaatagataatttatttaatattttaataatattttttctctcttccgTTGACTATTACCATCgtgtaaaataaagaaaagaaaaatatatatattatactctCTATTAGAATTGATCATGGGTCAGGTTGAGTAAGgccaatgtaaaattttatgttcATTTTCTAGGCTCAAGTTTGACccgaaaaatagatttaaaaatttgttcaagGTTGAcctagataaaaaaatattaaacctgAGCCTAGCCCGACTTGcccgtattaaattttttatataaaaacaaatttacaactataacacatcaaatacactaaaaatattgaaagaaatgtttctaaatacattaaaaatgtttaatacttaaataacactaacatAGTTGCAACGTATCAAGCagatgcctctaaaatagttacaaatttaatattaaaataagagttatacaatatataaataataaaaataaaatagtagcaatataataacaaaatagcaACAAAACAACATAAGGAAACAACAAACAATAGTTAAACAACAGCAAAACAACAGTGAAAAAATTAGGCAAATTCAAATAGGGTCGGACCCAAGTCAAAAATTTACCTAAGGCTCAACCAATTTAAAATACgggtcttatttttttgtccaatctTATTTTTCAGGTCTATGTCTTTTTCtcaaaccctcccacttttcagACAAACCTTTAGGTCAGGGTGGGTTGCCCGATCCATGTTCAAGTCACTCTCTACCATCTTCTTCCTCATATCATTGCCGCCATTGTTTCTCTTGTTGATCTTCTTATGCCATCAAAATCGTTGCTGAAAAATTGATCAACGATCTCGATTACCCACCGGTGGCTCCTAGGCTTAAGAAACAAGCTATGTACGCCTCCAGGTTCTACCAGTTCATCGTCGCCATTGCTTGGGTACACAAATATTAGCTTGCTTCTAATGATTTGCCACTTAATTTCTTTACGATTTGATTTGGGAGACTAAACCTAAGTTCCCtattgacttttttttataagtgacccaaaaaattgattaattatgaaaataatttgctTTCTATTGTATTCGCCAGTGCTGCCAACCTAATCGGTGGCACCCCTaactttttctaaaaataattttttgagtgCCACCACTATGACTGGCGacattagtatttttttttgtattgccACATAGCTTGGTGGTATCGGTGTAAGCTCAAAGACACTAGGCAGAAGGTATCGATGTTTAGGTCATGGTATTGATACCAggaataaggtatcgatacttaggTGATGGTATTGATACCTTCTGTCTGTTATTGACAGCAAATTTTTTTGTTGTCCATTCTCTACAAGACTACAACGCAGACATGGATCTGATGCATCAACGAAGTTGATGTGAATGAGGAAGCATCGAGGAAGATGACCATGGAAATCAAATGGGGAAGATGAGGAAGCACCATTGAGTGAAGGAACATGAGGAGAAAGATGAAGAAACGCCATCATCATTTCTGAAATCccataataaaactaaaaaatgacgCAAATGAGTAAGCATCAGGGAAGATAATCATGGAAATCAAACGAGGGAAGATGAGAAAGCATTGTCGAGAGAAAAAAACAtgaggagaaagaaaaagaaacgcCATCATCATGACGAAAGCTCAAAAATGTGtcaaaagtatcgatactcccTTCCTAGCATTGATACCAATATTTACACAGTCACACAGCCTAGCATTGATACCAATGTTTACATAATCACACAGCTTGGCggcacaaaaaaaaatacatactaGTGTCACTAGACACAATAAcacactaaaaaaaaaaaaatcttttgtaGGGTGTTGTCGGTGTTAGGTTGGTGGCACCAACATCCATAGTAGAAAACGGATCattttcatacaaaattttttgcctgaaattattttcataattaatcaataattttaagatCACTTTTGGAAAAAAGCCTCCCTCTACTTTTAATATTGTTTGCTAAAATGGGCTTGCTTGGTTTTCCAATATTTCAAAACCATGCTTTGACGTTTAGAGTCAAATCTTATAATACACCAAGAACCAATATTTTCACTGATGGATTATTTAATAAtagcattttcaaaaataaagaaaaaagtagCAATTAGATGCATATAAAGGGTATAATAAATTATGGGTATATCCTTCTTcatattaacaaaatatatatatatttgaagtttGTGTGTCTAATGGATATATAACTtgatttattcaatatattcaGAGATGGTTTAGATATAAAGGTTGATTCAAAACGGAGCCCTTCACCGGCGGGTAATCGAGATCGTTGATCGATTTTCCGACGGAGGTTTTGATGGCATGAGAAGGTCCGCAAGAGAAATAGTGGCGGCAGTGATACGAGGAAGAAGATGGTAGATAGTGTAAtattactttcttttctttatttagtcAATGGTGATAGTCAACGAAATTCTTTCACGCAATCCCTAATTCGtacaattatttgattttaagtaattaaattaaaaatattaaatgactaaaataagaTTTAAAGCGATGGTGAGTATAATTTATCCtaaagtttttaatatttatatatatattaaattaattgaataagataaattttatttttcataaattaatttactctCGCATTTGATATACGAGAAGAATTAGTGAATTTAAggtctaaatattttttaaaaattaaatgatttaatgaGAATGTTTACAAATTTTGGTAGATGTATTTAAAGGCTTAATGAGAaatgctaaaaaaattaaagagatctaattaaaattttaaaattgaaagatttaatAAGAAATTCCATTTTTATGGGCCTAATTAAAAAACTTTCAAGggtttaaaaagattttttttttaaaatttggaggGGAAAGGCCTCCTAGGCCCTTATTATCATTCGTCTAGAAGAAGATCTCACTCGTTAATGTCAATTGAATTGGTACAACCAAAATGTAAATACAAGTATCCGTTCGAGTAACCACAAAATGTAGAATCAAACTCATACAatgcaaaaataattacaacataaatagATTAAGATTTCCTTCGGATGAGAGGTgagataaaaaaacaataataataaaattaattactatatttttgtgtttgattttaaACGCAACAATAATCATGAGATCAAAATCGAAATGATCATTAAAAAcattgaattgaaatatatatacataataaattactaaagaatatatttagattaaacaataaaacataagttatattcatttaagttaaattgtgattaaaaatattttaattttaaatttaatgtataaaaattttaaaatatatttctgttaaataatatatattaaaattatattatttccaaaTCGGCTTGCTTTCCGATTGACAATTAAAATTCTAATGCATCCAAAGGGAGCCtaaggactaaaatataaatccCTAATCTTATTAGGGTTTTTCTGtactaaaatttattgaatcagAGAGACAAgtaaaatctataataataataataataataataataaaagattagattttacattttgtttatgatttattaTGACGAAAAcctataaattttgatttaa
The Gossypium raimondii isolate GPD5lz chromosome 8, ASM2569854v1, whole genome shotgun sequence DNA segment above includes these coding regions:
- the LOC105790163 gene encoding pollen receptor-like kinase 2 translates to MATFHLRVIFLISMFFTSSYSLSDSESLLKFKASLVNASKLDSWRNNPKPPCDGNRANWVGVLCKKDTILGLKLEKMGFSGTIDVDSLSGFSKLRTLSFMNNNFNGSLPDFNKLSGLRSLYLSNNQLFGDLPKNAFESLARLKKLYLSKNKFTGEIPSSIANLRKVIEIKLDGNKFSGKIPDFKQHNFTLNLSNNALEGSIPASLSNMDPTIFSGNKGLCGAPLMKTCDSPPSPPTTQSSAPSPALPTTPSPAPSPAPPKTPAIWLPTILFLVVTSIIFAILTLLLICCRSRVQPPHSIEAPPPTSGASQKNDVELSFLRDDRERFDLAELLKSTADVLGSGSFGSSHKAALSVGPSMVVKRHKKMNNGGKEEFIKHMENLGWLRHENVLPLVAYCYRREEKLLVSDFMENGSLAVHLHGHQTLRKAPLDWPTRLNIVKGVTTGLEYLYNELPALISPHGHLKSSNVLLNESLQPLLTDYSLIPLINPESAQELIVAYKSPEYIKHGRITKKTDVWCLGVLILEILTGKFPANFLQKGKGTEEQDLAVWVTSIVGDYENNNPEIMLKIEEVLDKDMGGVNNGDKETMVELLKIGLNCCESDLEKRLDLKDVVERIDGLMKGKKAHGIDDDVSSHATN